In the Parasphingorhabdus halotolerans genome, TCCGCCAGCGCTGCATCTGCCTCAATGAACGCACAGTTGTTCTACGCCAAGGCAGTCGCTCTGGAGAAGAAAGGCATGGGTGCGATGCTCTCTAAAGACTTAAAGCCAGTGATGAATGAGATGAAAGCTTCTGGCGCGGCGGTGAAGGCAGAAAATGAGGCGGCCAAGAAATTGGGAAGTCCGCTATATTGCCCACCAGCGAAAAGCGGCAGCATGAACAGCAAGCAATTGCTCGCGCTCTTTGGGGCAATACCCGAAAGCCGCCGCAAAACGATAAATGTACAGACGGCATGGAAAGAAATCCTGGTCAAAAAATTCCCATGCTAAGCGCATCCTTGCTTCACAGGCAAAGCGCTGCGAAAAGGGTCTATGGTCTTCTTCGAACACTATGAGACGATAATCCGCTTTGCTATTCTGACAGGCGTTTTTGCCGCAATGGCGGGCTTGGAATTGGCATTTCCGCGCCGGTCGCTGTCCCAGCCCAAGGCGCACCGCTGGTTCACCAACATCGGAATGGTCATAATCGACACCGCTTTACTGCGGGTCGCGATGCCGCTGCTGATGATTGGTGCTGCGGAAATTGCTTTTCAGCGGCAATGGGGACTTCTTGCATTCACCGAGCTGCCGGTGTGGATGGAGTTTCTGGTTGCAATCCTATTGCTCGATCTGGCGATTTACATTCAGCATGTCGCCACTCACAAAATCCCACTTCTCTGGGATATGCACAAGGTCCATCACGCAGACCGCGATTTCGATGTAACAACAGCAGTGCGATTTCATCCCTTCGAGATATTTTTATCGATGGTCTATAAGATAGCCTGTGTTTTCGTCATCGGCCCTTCAGTTTTGGCCGTGTTTGCGCTGGAAGTGCTATTGAGCGCTTCTGCCATGTTCAATCACAGCAATGTGAAAATCCCGCTCAAACTCGATCAATGGCTGCGCTGGTTCATCGTAACGCCCGATATGCACCGGGTGCATCACAGCATCATCCGCGCAGAGACGGATAGCAACTATGGTTTTTTCCTGACGATCTGGGACCGGATATTTGGAACATATATCGATCAGCCCCAGCTGGGTCATGAGGGCATGACGATCGGTCTGGCTGAGTATCAGACAGAGGAGCCTTCCGGATTAGGATGGAGCTTGTTGTTACCGCTTCAACGAAGCAGGTCGGCAAAAATCAACGCCGACCATATTCGTTAGAAACACCGGCACTGCGTGGAGGAGCCGCTGCAGTTAAACGCAGGGCTTCAGCAGACTGGCTGATCGAACCGATTTCATCCGGCGTATCGTCATCGTCAATCTGCACTTTCTGCAGAGATTGGACAAGCTGCTCTTCCAGATCAGATGGCTTGACGGTTTCTTCTGCAATTTCACGCAGCGACACGACCGGATTTTTATCACGGTCGCGGTCGATCGTCAGTTCAGCACCGCCCGAAATCTGGCGCGCACGCTGGGCCGCGAACAGCACCAAATCAAAACGGTTGGTAACTTTATCGACGCAATCTTCAACGGTGACGCGAGCCATAAGGCGCTCCTGATTCTCAAAATTCTGGAAAGAGCGGTCTAGCTAGAGCTTTGTCGTGGTTTTGTCAACAAATCAGAAGACTGGCAAATGGCTTGATGATCTTTCAGTTTGCGGCAACCAGCGCCGCCACCTATGTTCCATAATATGCTCGGAAAACCCGCAAGAAACTTTGACGATAGTAATATTTTTGATGTTGCCGGCAATCAATTGCAACTGATTTATCGCGCCGCTCAAAGACTGGAAGCATTGCTTGGTCTTATCAACGGCGCACAACACTCGCTCAAACTATACTACTATATGTTTGAGGAAGACGACATCGGAGATCTTGTCCGTGATTGTCTAGTTGCAGCGATGGAACGCGGTGTTGAAGCACAATTGATGGTGGACAGCTTCGGTTCCAACGGTGCCTCGAAAGAGTTTTTTGAAGTTTTCCGGAAAGCTGGGGGAAAATTCGCGATTTTCAGCCCCCGTTTCTCAACCAGTTATTTCGTCCGCAATCACCAAAAAATGGCGATAGCTGACGACTGCAAAGCAATAATCGGTGGCTTCAATATTGCCGATCAGTATTTCGATAAGCATCCTGATGATAAACATGAGGATCACAATGAAAACGGTTGGCTTGACATCGGTCTCATAATCGAAGGTCCGGGGGTCAAAAAGCTCACAGAATATTATCTGTCTCTTTCCCAATGGGTTCACGATGAAAACGGTAATATGCGGATGTTGCGGAAATTGGTGCGTAGTTGGCAGTCTCGGGAAGGCCAAAACCGGGATCGTTTCCGGCTTTTAATTGGCGGACCAAGCAACCGGCTTAGTCATTGGGCGTGGTCGATAAAAAAGGATCTGGAAGCCGGAAGCCAACTGGATCTGGTAATGGCATATTTCTCGCCCGGCCAGGGTTTGCTTCGCAGGATTGCAGCCTTGTCTAAAAGAGGCGGTTCCAGTCGGCTGCTGCTGGCTGGCAAAACCGACAATGGCGCAACCATAGGAGCGAGCCGCTCGCTTTACGGCTATTTACTAAAACGCCGCGCGCAAATATTTGAATATCAACCAAAAAGATTGCACGCGAAGATGATTGTCGTCGACAATGCGGTCTATCTCGGCTCTGCCAATTTCGATTTACGCAGCCTGTTCATCAATGTTGAGATTATGATCCGCATCGAAGATGCCCACTTTGCCGAACATGCCCGCTGCATGGCAAGGGAGTTGCGGGAACAGTCAACTGAAATCACCCCACTGCTCCACAAGTCCCGAAAAACGCTACTCAATAGAGCCAGGTGGGCGCTGTCATACTTGGTCGTCAACCTGGTAGATTATTCCGTAACGCGGCGCTTCAACTTTGGGTTGAAAAAATAATCGAAGACCCAAATTCATGGGAACTTCAACATTCCGTCCCAGCTTTAGAATCGTTCATCGCAAAGCTGCGTTTTGGTTCTGTTCACCGCCGCTTGCTATCGTAAAGCTATAGCGCAAATCAGGGATGTGGGCTGCAAGGTTCACGCTGAGACGATAAAACAGGGAAAAGAACAAAGTCCATGATCCAGTTTCGTACAATTGTCGTTTTTATCTGCTCTGGCCTTTTGTCCGCCTGCGTCTCATCTGGAAGTTATGATCGACCAGTTGGGCAGCAAGATGCACAGCCTCCCCGATATGATAATCCGCCACCACAATCCGTGATTGATGTCTCCCGCGATCGACCCAATCCTGCTCTGGAGCGAGAAATTGCCGAGCTTTGGCGCACGTTTCCAGGCAAAACAGGCATCGCAGTGAAACGGATTGACGGAAATTGGGAAATTGGCCACCGCGCGGACGAGGCGTTTCCGCAGCAAAGCGTTTCAAAACTCTGGGTGGCGATGGCTATGCTGGACAAAATCGATCAGGGCCGTGCGTCGCTATCGGACCCCATCCGGATTGGCCGCGAAGATTTAACCCTTTTTCACCAGCCGCTAGCGGCGGAAGTGCAACGCAGCGGCGCCGTAACCAAAACCGTCTACACCTTGCTGGAAAACGCGCTGGCGTCTAGCGACAACACCGCAAATGATGCGTTATTGCGGCACGCGGGGGGTCCCGACGCGGTCAATGCCTTCATCCGCCGCACCAATCTTGGGCAAATTAAATTCGGTCCGGGCGAACGGTTGATGCAAAGCCAAATTGCAGGTTTGCAATGGAACCAGAGCCTTTCGGAAGGGCGTAAATTCTACACCGCGCGCGCCAATGTACCTGTCGAAACCCGGCAAAGAGCGCTCAACGCCTATCTCGCCGATCCTATCGACGGGGCTACGCCGGCCTCTATCGTAAATGCGCTGGATAAACTTGCCCGTGGCCAGTTGCTCTCGGCAAATTCCACCCAGTTGCTACAGTCCATCTTGAAGCGCACGCGCAGTGGACCAAACCGGTTGAAGGCGGGCGTGCCATCTGGTTGGGAGTTTCTCCACAAAACCGGGACCGGTCAGGTTCTCGGAGCAGTCTCCACTGGCTACAACGATGTGGGCATAATGACGGCCCCTGATGGCACACGCTATGCGGTCGCCGTAATGATGGGCGACACAACAGCGCCTATTCCTGAACGGATGAGAATGATGCAAGGGGTTACGCGGGCCATCGCCCGATATCATCAAAGATAAGGTTTAACCGAGGAGCCGGTTTATTGCTGTGGCTGGCCTTCAGCCATTGCTTGACTTGACGTCTGCTGATCAATTGGTTCCGGCGGCGCATTTCGTTCATCCAACATTTCAGCCGCCTCATCTAGGGCCTTGGCTTCTCCAACCGTAACGCCGCCAGGGCCCGGGTCGTTTTGCGCCGGACCACATCCGCTTAGCACCATAGTTGCCGATATCGCGGCGCACAAAGCTATGGAACGGGGTGTTTTAATTATCATTAAACGATTGTAGCTGCAGTCGTCACGCAATTCAAAGCGTCTTTTTCCGCTCAGGGCAAAAAAAAGGGCCACCCGAAGGCAGCCCTTTTAAAAATATTTAAGCGAGGCTTATTCAACTGCTTTTTTTGCAGCAGCGGCGCCTTTGTCGATCATTTTTCCAGCTTCAGCTTTAACAGCTTCTTTGGCATCGCCTGCAGCGGATTTAGCGGCGTTAGCAGCAGCGTCTGCAGCGGTTGCGGCAGAATCAGCAGCGTCTGCAGCAGCTTCAGTGGCTTCGCCCGTCGCGTCAGCGGTTGCTTCGCCCATGGCATCAGCAGCGCCTTCAGCAGAGTCCATTGCTTCATCAGCAGCGGCTTCCGTGTCCATCACAGCTTCTTCAGCACCAGCTTCAGCGGTATCTGCAGCGTTATCGGCTCCAGAACATGCAGCCAAGCCCAGAGCGGCGGCAATTACGAATGATGTGGTAAATTTTTTCATTGGGGTAACCCTTTACTATAATCCTCAAAAAATCACACAAGCGACGATTTTCTCTTATTCTGCTTGCGGCAGCGTAATTAGCGACATGAGAATCGGAAGGCAATGACGAACATTGTTACGCCGGGTTGCAGATCATTTTCTTGTCCGAAATTATAACGTTTATTGGAATCAAGCCCTTTAAATCTCATTGATTGACCAGATATAAAGAATTCTTTATATAAGATTCTGAAATGGACGATATTCTATCAATCTTTCGCGCTCTCGCGGACCCGACACGGCTGCGAATCGTACTCTTGCTGCTCAAAATGGAGTTGGCCGTCGGCGAACTCGCACAAATATTGGATCAAAGCCAGCCCCGTATTTCGCGTCATATCAAGATACTCGACGAGGCAGGACTGGCGGAAAGGCGCAAAGAGGGCAGCTGGGTATTTTTGCGTCCGGGACAAGCGGTTGAGCTGGATATTCTGAGGCGGATTTTTCGCTCGGAGAAAGTGGCGAAGACGAAACAAGCGATTGAAGATGAAGCGCAATTGTCATTGGTTCGCAAAGCCCGGGCGGAAATGGCAGAGCGCTATTTTGAGGCGCATGCGGAGGAATGGGACGCGATCCGTTCCCTCCATATTGCAGAACTGGAAGTCGAGCACGCCATGATGGCGCTGCTTAAAGATACAAATCTCGGACATTTACTGGACATTGGAACCGGCACCGGCCGGATGATAGAAGTTTTCGG is a window encoding:
- a CDS encoding sterol desaturase family protein codes for the protein MVFFEHYETIIRFAILTGVFAAMAGLELAFPRRSLSQPKAHRWFTNIGMVIIDTALLRVAMPLLMIGAAEIAFQRQWGLLAFTELPVWMEFLVAILLLDLAIYIQHVATHKIPLLWDMHKVHHADRDFDVTTAVRFHPFEIFLSMVYKIACVFVIGPSVLAVFALEVLLSASAMFNHSNVKIPLKLDQWLRWFIVTPDMHRVHHSIIRAETDSNYGFFLTIWDRIFGTYIDQPQLGHEGMTIGLAEYQTEEPSGLGWSLLLPLQRSRSAKINADHIR
- the rpoZ gene encoding DNA-directed RNA polymerase subunit omega — protein: MARVTVEDCVDKVTNRFDLVLFAAQRARQISGGAELTIDRDRDKNPVVSLREIAEETVKPSDLEEQLVQSLQKVQIDDDDTPDEIGSISQSAEALRLTAAAPPRSAGVSNEYGRR
- a CDS encoding phospholipase D-like domain-containing protein, with translation MLGKPARNFDDSNIFDVAGNQLQLIYRAAQRLEALLGLINGAQHSLKLYYYMFEEDDIGDLVRDCLVAAMERGVEAQLMVDSFGSNGASKEFFEVFRKAGGKFAIFSPRFSTSYFVRNHQKMAIADDCKAIIGGFNIADQYFDKHPDDKHEDHNENGWLDIGLIIEGPGVKKLTEYYLSLSQWVHDENGNMRMLRKLVRSWQSREGQNRDRFRLLIGGPSNRLSHWAWSIKKDLEAGSQLDLVMAYFSPGQGLLRRIAALSKRGGSSRLLLAGKTDNGATIGASRSLYGYLLKRRAQIFEYQPKRLHAKMIVVDNAVYLGSANFDLRSLFINVEIMIRIEDAHFAEHARCMARELREQSTEITPLLHKSRKTLLNRARWALSYLVVNLVDYSVTRRFNFGLKK
- the bla gene encoding class A beta-lactamase, which codes for MIQFRTIVVFICSGLLSACVSSGSYDRPVGQQDAQPPRYDNPPPQSVIDVSRDRPNPALEREIAELWRTFPGKTGIAVKRIDGNWEIGHRADEAFPQQSVSKLWVAMAMLDKIDQGRASLSDPIRIGREDLTLFHQPLAAEVQRSGAVTKTVYTLLENALASSDNTANDALLRHAGGPDAVNAFIRRTNLGQIKFGPGERLMQSQIAGLQWNQSLSEGRKFYTARANVPVETRQRALNAYLADPIDGATPASIVNALDKLARGQLLSANSTQLLQSILKRTRSGPNRLKAGVPSGWEFLHKTGTGQVLGAVSTGYNDVGIMTAPDGTRYAVAVMMGDTTAPIPERMRMMQGVTRAIARYHQR